DNA from Nitrospira sp.:
ATCTGCACTTCCGGCACATAAACCTTGAGATAAAGGCGGTCAAGATCAACCAATTCCAGCAGCGGGGCCCCGGCGGAAACGACCTCACCCACATCGACCATTCGTGTAGTGACGGTGCCGCTTGTAGGAGCCGTAATCGTCAAATCCTTCATGGTGCTTTCGGCTTCATCGAGGGCCGCATAGGCTTGGTCCCGCTGGCGCTCCAAGGCCGTCACTTCCGCTGCTTTGGCCTGAATCCGCTTCCATCCCAGTTCGGCCTGGGCCAGTTCCTTCGTGGCTTGCGTCAAGGCCGAACGGGCGGAGGCAATGTCCTTCCGCGCGACCTCCCACCGCATCACCGCTTGATCCCGTTGTTGGATCGACGCTTCATCTTTCGCCGCCAAATCCCGGAAACGTTGCGCATCGCTGCGCGCCTCCCGTTCCACCGACAACGCCTTGTCCACTGTGTCCTTGGCCTTGGCCACCTGCGCATCGGCTCGCTCGATCGCCAGCGGCACGTCGAGGTTGAGGATGGCGAGATCCATATGTGCGGCCTGCACCTGCGCTTCTTGCGCTTCGGCCGCGTGCCTCGCCTGATCGACTCGGGCGCTCGCCTGCTGATCATCCAACCGGATCAAGACTTGACCCACGGTCACCGTGGCGCCTTCCCGGACCGACAGTTCACGGATTCGCCCAGGGAACTTACTGGATACCGTGACCTGGTCACCTTCTATGCGGCCGTTGGCTTGAATCAGACCGTCGGGCAATCCGCCGCGCCGGACCCACCGATCCAGCACATAAAAGCCGGCGCCGGCCAGCGTCACGATCAGCAGCCCGAATATGAGACGTTGTCGCGAAAGTTGAACGGACATCCCTTCCCCTTCACCTCGCACGGCCGGAAAAATGCAAGGATGGAGCCCTGTCCTGTAGTGCTGCAGGGAGAGGCGATCTGCCACGCCTTCATGGAGAAAGTGGCGGGAGAAGAAGAGAACAGAGAGCAGCCAAAGGGGAGGACTGCGCCAGGGGAGCCAGTCTGATCTGTGGCAGAATGCAACAGACCCACTCAGGGAATTTTGGTCGCTACCTACGCGACAGGGTCGGACCCAAAAACACCGTCGTTTCTGCTCTCAGGTTATATCCAGCCGCAGGCCCTGCTCACGATCGATCCCGCAGGGACAGCAGGAGCAGGTGCTTGCGGCTCGGCTGCCGAAATTCGCGAATCCGCTCCGTCACGAGATCCGATCGGTTCTCCAGAGTGACCGCATGTTTTTCTTCAGTGATCACTCTGATCGTCCCGTTTCTGCGCACCGCTTCAACGACCGCCTCCTGGCTCGGCAGATCCGGCACCACCTGGTCCCGCTTGAAGTAATAGACGGCGTCCTCGTTCTTCGGCCATCCTGGGATATACATGAACATGGCCGGCTGAGTTTCCAAAGCCAGCGTTTTGATTTCCTCCACGGCCTTCCGCGGTGACGCGGCTTGATCGATCGCCGGGAACACATAATTCACCACTAACACAACATAGGCAACGGCCAGGGCTCCGACTGTGCCAAGCGCGAGGCGCAATCGTGATCTGACCACGGCATAGAGGAGCAGGCCGGCTAAAGAGACGATCATGACGATGAACGTCGGAGACACCACGGCAGACGCCACCAGCCACCGGCGACGAAGCGGTGCTTCGCCAAAGAACATTCCGGCGGCAAAGGTCACGGCCAACACACCAAGCAAGACTCTGAGCAGAGGAGCCATCGGGCCAGACCCTTCGGCTGAGGAAAACACCCGGTGATAGTAGTATCCGATCATCAACCCGATGCCGGGCACGATCGTCGTCAAATAGGGCTCCCGTTTGAGGGTGGCCAGGCTGAACGCAGTAAAGAGCCCCAGCACCCAGACGAGCAGCAGTAACTCAGTCGGATGAGACCGGAACGGTCGTTGTGCCCACAGCAAGAGGAGCGCCGACGGAAGCAGCGCGCACCAAGGGAAGAAGTCAGCCCACATCATGCCCAGATACCAATACAGAGGATGCCCATCCGTGGCCGCGCCGAAGCTACGAACCCATCCGGTATTCCAGACGGACTGGATCGCACTGCCGAGTCTGAAATGGTGCTGATACCCAGGGCCCAGCATCTGCGCATATCCGGCCATCATGGCAACGGCCAGCACCAACCCGGCCCAGAACAATCGATCCTTCAGCATCCGCGTATCACGCTGAATAACGGCATAGAGCGCCATAACGAGCAGAGGCAGGAAAAACCCATGCATCTCCTTCAGCATCGCACCGAGAGCCATGCTGACGAAGGCGAGGAGATACCAGCGTGAGCTCCGGCCCAGCAGTTGAACCTGAACCCACGCGAACAGGGCGAGTGTCACGAGAAAGGTCAACGTCGAATCGAACAACACGCGGCGCCCGTACCAGAGGAACACATGGCTGGTCGCCACGACGAGGGCCGCCCAGAATCCCGCCGTCGAGGACATCAGTCTGGTCGCCAGTACGTAGGTCAGCATGATGGTGCCGACCGCGGCGAGGGAGCCAGGCAGGCGCAGGGCGATCTCGTTGTCGCCCCAGATCGACGTCGAGAAATTGAGCAGCCAGAAGAAAAAGGGCGGCTTGTTGAAATAGGGCTCGCCTTGATAGGTGAGGTCGAAGAATTCTTTCCTGCGACCCATCTCGCCCGCAATGCCGGCGTACAGGCCTTCGCTGCCTTCCAACAATGAAAAAGAAAGGTTGGTGAAAAACGCCCACACGCACACCAGTGCCAACAACAGCAGCTCACTAAGCCGGCGCTTGGCGGGGTCTTCCCACAAGGCGGTCCAGGCGGATCTCCACTCGCTCGGCATCGGTTCCATTTCCAATCGTGACGGACGTACGTTCATGTCTGCCATTTACGGTCCTTGTCGGTCACGCTTCACGTCGACCGGTTAAAACACCTTCTCCAATTCTCCCTTCGCCCGTGCCAGATTGATCCGGGACGCGTTGAACCGGAACAGGGCCTCGATGACGTTATCCCTGGCCCGCGCCACCGACGTTTGGGCGTTCGTCACCTCGATGTTCGTCGTCAACCCCGCCGCAAACCGATCGCGCGCGAAGGCCAGTTCCTTGAGCGCCAGATCGAATCCCTTCTGCGACACGCCCACCTGCTGCGTGGAGGATTCCAGCGTGAGCAAGGCATTGCGCACCTCCAACGACACCTGATCCGACACGTCTTTCATGCGGATCGCTTCTTGACGGACCTTGCTGCGCGTTTCGGAAATACGCCCCTCCCGTTGCCCTCCGTCGAAGATCGGTACCGAGAGGGTGATCCCCAGGGTACGTGTCGCCGGCGTTTCGTCCGGCCTGATCCCGATCCACCCATAGTCGCCGTTGAGCGCCAACGAAGGTACCCTCTCGCTGGCGACCGAACTATGAGACAGCGACGCCAGCCGCTGGCGATTGGCCTGGGCTTTCAACTCGGTCCGATTTTCCTGCGCGACGGCGAGCGCCTGCTCCGGTTTCTCATGGACCACCTCGACGAAGGTGAGGGTATCCGTCAAGACCATGCGCACATCGAAATCGATGCCCAACGCCCGAATCAAATTCAGCCGCGCGCTCTCCTGATCGTTCTGCGACACGAGCAATCGCTGGCGGGTATTTTCCAGCTGCACCTCCTCGCGCGTCACGTCGAGGCCGGTCGCGACCCCGGCAGCCTTGCGATCCTGCGCCAGCTTGAGCAATTGCTGGCTCAGCTCCATGTCCGCCCGCCTCGCCTTGACGGCTTCATCGGCCCGCAAGGTCTCCATATATAACAAACCCACGGTCGCCATCACATCACGTTTCGCCACTTCGGCCTCCAAAGTCGCCACCTCCACGCCGGTCTTGGCGGCCCGCCAGCGTTGAATCAGACTGAGGCTGAAGAGGTTCTGCACGAGACTCGCCCTTGCGTCATAGACTTCGAAGGGGTCCGTGACGCTGCGGGAAAGGCCCAGACCGGACAAGCGATCCGGCGGAAGACCAAAAGCAGCGAGGTTGACGGTCTGGCTGCGACCGTTCAAGTAGCCCGACACGTTGGGCAGCATCGCACCAAGGCTGGTGTTGGCGGCGGATTGGGCCGCAGCGATGCGCTCCTTCAACAGACGCACATTGACGTTGTTGTCGATGGAGGCCTGAATCGCCTCGTGCAGACTCAAGCGTAACTCAGGAATCCCCGACGACTCTGCTGCCGACCCAGGTAACGGCTGCATCAGGTTCACAACCGAAAGGGCCGGCACCACACACAGTATTCGCCATAAGCGCCTCACATCGTCCTCCTTCCTGTATGGAACAGCAGGCGGTCTGCGCGCCGCCAGCCTGTCGTTCGTCGGCTCGATGAATCATTCCGGCACAATCGTCCCTCTTTCACGGAGGTGCAAGGATGAAACCCTACCGGTGCCATGCCATTGGAGTCCGCCCTCTCCTCAACAGCACCGGCGCTCAGCCATCGAATCAGGAACATTGAGGGTTCTCCGACGTGGAGGTCTGCTACAGGAACAATCAAGGGATCTGTGGCAGAAGGCAACAGACCGGTGGGCGGGTCGAATGACGGTCAACTGAGCTGGTCGCCTACGACGGATCGTGGCAATTCCGTTTGTTCTGCGTCCGGAATGGTATGGGCAACTGTATTCCGACGATCGCCGATCCACAGGTAGTAGAGCACCGGAATGACGACCAGCGTGAGGACCGTCGAGACGCCGACCCCGAACAACAGGGAGACGGCCAAGCCCTGAAAGATCGGATCGAGGATGATGACGAAGGCGCCGACCATCAGCGCCGCCGCGGTCAACAGAATGGGCCTGGTCCTGATCGCGCCCGCCCGGATCACCGCCTCAAGTAGCGGAACCCCTTCGGTCTCCTGGTGCTGGATGAAATCGACGAGGAGAATCGAATTCCGCACGATGATGCCCGCCAGTGCGATGAACCCGATCATCGAGGTGGCGGTGAAATAGGAACCGGTGAGCCAATGCCCCGGTAAAATCCCAATCAGCGTCAGTGGAATGGGCGCCATGATGACGACCGGTGTCAGGAAGGATTGGAATTGCGCCACGATCAACAGATAGATCAACAACAGCGCCGCCGCAAACGCGAGGCCCATGTCCCGAAACGTTTCATAAGTGATGTGCCACTCGCCGTCCCACTTCATTGCAAACCGCTGCTCCGACCAGGGCTGCATCGCATAGTGCTGCGCGAGCGCATAGCCCTCCGGCAAGACGAGCTGCTCCAGTTTCTTCCCGATGCCCATGACCCCGTACACCGGACTCTCGCCCCTGTCTGTTCCCCCGCCGCCGACATCCGCAACGACATAGACCACCGGCTTTTGATTCTTGTGGTAGATCGCTTTCTCCCGAACGGTCTGCTCCATCCTGATGAGTTCGGATAACGGCACCATGTGTCCGGCAACCGTTCGCAACGAGATTTCGCCGAGTTGTTCCAAACCGGTCCGTCCGGTGAGCGGAAGGCGCAGCATCACCTGGACCGGCCGCTTCTCCTTGGGGATGTGGACCAGGCCGACGTTGGCGCCCTCCAACGCCACTCGCAGGGTCTTGACGATTTCCTCCGATGGAATCCCGGCCAACGCCGCCTTCGCGCGATCGACGGTGAACACATACTTGACCTGCTCCGCTTCGAGATAGTCATCGACATCGACCACGCCGGCCGTCGTCTCGAACAGACGCCGCACGTCGCGCGCAATGGCTATCTGCCGGTCATAGTCCGGGCCGTAGATCTCCGCCACCAACACGGACTGCACGGGCGGACCGGGCGGCACCTCCACCACCTTCACGTTCGCCCCGTACTGTCGCCCGATCTCCTGCACCGCGGGGCGGATCCGTTGCGCGATGTCATGGCTTTGCGCCTGCCTGTGCTTTTTGGAGACCAAGTTGATCTGAATATCGGCCTCGTGCGGCTGGTCGCGCAGATAATAGTGTCGCACCAACCCGTTGAAGTTGAACGGCGAGGCAGTGCCGACATAGGCCTGATAGTCGCGCAGCTCCGGAATCGTTCGCACGTACTCGGTCAACATCTTCGTCACCCGAGCCGTTTCCTCCAGCGTCGTCCCCTCCGGCATGTCGATGACGAGTTGCAGTTCGCTCTTGTTGTCGAACGGCAACATCTTGACCACCACATCGCGTGTATAGAACAGAAACACCGAGCCGACCAGCAGCAGCGCAATGACGCAGAGAACGAGGGAGGCCATCAGGGGATGGGACAATACCGGAGCCAGCAAACGCTGGTACAGGCGATAGGTGCGACTCCCTTCCAACGAGTCGTGTTCGACGCCGGCCATGTGCACGCCCGGCCTGTAACAGACTTGGCAGAACCAGGGAATCACGATGAACGCGACCAGCAGGGAGACGAACATGGCGATCGACGCATTGACCGGGATCGGCCGCATGTAGGGCCCCATCAAACCGGACACGAAGGCCATCGGCAGGAGAGCGGCAATCACGGTCAATGTGGCAAGGATGGTTGGGTTGCCGACTTCGTCCACCGCAAACAACGACGCTTCGCGATGCGGTCGAAGCCGCAGCGTGAGATGCCGATAGGTATTCTCCACCAGCACGATCGCATCGTCCACGAGGATGCCGATGGAAAAGATCAACGCAAACAAGGTCACGCGGTTGATGCTGTAGCCGATGAGCATGGAGATGAACAGCGTGAGCGCGAGCGTCAGAGGAATCGCGATGGAGACCACGAAGGCCGGGCGGAGGCCCAGCGTGAGCCCCAGAAACACCACGACCGCCGCCACCGCGATTAAAAGATGCCAGAGCAGTTCATTGGCCTTCTCATCGGCGGTTTCCCCGTAATCGCGTGTGACGGTCACCTGCACATCCGCAGGAATCAGGGTTCCTTTCATCTCCTCGACTTTTCTGATCACGCCCCGGGCGATGGTGACGGCGTTGGTGCCGGCCTGCTTGGCGACGGCGACGGTCACGGCGGGAGATTCCTGCGTGAAGCGCTCCTCGTGAAGTGTCTCTCGCGATCCTTCCTGCGCTTCACGTTTCACGAGCGACGCACGACGGACGTCTTCCCCATGCCATACATAACTCGTCGCCTCGGTCGGTCCGTCGGTCACAGCCGCCACCTGGCGCAGGTAGACGGGGCGCTGGTCGTTCACGCCGACGACCAGTCCCTCGAGATCCTCCTTCGATCGGATGAACCGGCCCGTTTCGACGAGAAAACTCTCGTTGCGGCTTTCAAACCTGCCGGTCGGCAACGAGAGGTTTTCCCCCTGAATGACGCTCGCGACCCGCAACGGCGTCAGGCCGTAAGCCTTCAGGCGTGGCGGGTCGATCTGTACACGCAACTCGCGGCCACGACCTCCGACCACGAACCCTCCCGCAGTGCCGGTGACTTTCTTCGCATCTTCCAAGACCTGATCGCCCAGTTGCCGCAGCTGGAAATCCGTGTACCGTTCGCTCGACAGGGTCAGTGTGACGATCGGCACGTCGTTCACGTCGCGCGGCTTCACTTGAAAGGGTGAAGCGCCCGGCGGCAGCAGATCCTGGTTCGACATCAACTTGTCGTAGAGGT
Protein-coding regions in this window:
- a CDS encoding HlyD-like membrane fusion protein YhiI gives rise to the protein MSVQLSRQRLIFGLLIVTLAGAGFYVLDRWVRRGGLPDGLIQANGRIEGDQVTVSSKFPGRIRELSVREGATVTVGQVLIRLDDQQASARVDQARHAAEAQEAQVQAAHMDLAILNLDVPLAIERADAQVAKAKDTVDKALSVEREARSDAQRFRDLAAKDEASIQQRDQAVMRWEVARKDIASARSALTQATKELAQAELGWKRIQAKAAEVTALERQRDQAYAALDEAESTMKDLTITAPTSGTVTTRMVDVGEVVSAGAPLLELVDLDRLYLKVYVPEVQIGKVRLNLPARIYTDVFPDQPFDAVVRYIASKAEFTPKEVQTPDERVKLIYAVKLYLTANPDHRLTPGLPADAVIRWREDVVWAKPR
- a CDS encoding outer membrane efflux protein, which gives rise to MRRLWRILCVVPALSVVNLMQPLPGSAAESSGIPELRLSLHEAIQASIDNNVNVRLLKERIAAAQSAANTSLGAMLPNVSGYLNGRSQTVNLAAFGLPPDRLSGLGLSRSVTDPFEVYDARASLVQNLFSLSLIQRWRAAKTGVEVATLEAEVAKRDVMATVGLLYMETLRADEAVKARRADMELSQQLLKLAQDRKAAGVATGLDVTREEVQLENTRQRLLVSQNDQESARLNLIRALGIDFDVRMVLTDTLTFVEVVHEKPEQALAVAQENRTELKAQANRQRLASLSHSSVASERVPSLALNGDYGWIGIRPDETPATRTLGITLSVPIFDGGQREGRISETRSKVRQEAIRMKDVSDQVSLEVRNALLTLESSTQQVGVSQKGFDLALKELAFARDRFAAGLTTNIEVTNAQTSVARARDNVIEALFRFNASRINLARAKGELEKVF
- a CDS encoding RND efflux system, inner membrane transporter encodes the protein MTNSRLGLSGRLAALFVGSKLTPLIIIACLLLGLFAVLLTPREEEPQIVVPMVDVWLPFPGASAKVVEEQLTKPIERKLSEIRSVEYVYSISRPGGALIIVRFYVGEPMEQSLVDLYDKLMSNQDLLPPGASPFQVKPRDVNDVPIVTLTLSSERYTDFQLRQLGDQVLEDAKKVTGTAGGFVVGGRGRELRVQIDPPRLKAYGLTPLRVASVIQGENLSLPTGRFESRNESFLVETGRFIRSKEDLEGLVVGVNDQRPVYLRQVAAVTDGPTEATSYVWHGEDVRRASLVKREAQEGSRETLHEERFTQESPAVTVAVAKQAGTNAVTIARGVIRKVEEMKGTLIPADVQVTVTRDYGETADEKANELLWHLLIAVAAVVVFLGLTLGLRPAFVVSIAIPLTLALTLFISMLIGYSINRVTLFALIFSIGILVDDAIVLVENTYRHLTLRLRPHREASLFAVDEVGNPTILATLTVIAALLPMAFVSGLMGPYMRPIPVNASIAMFVSLLVAFIVIPWFCQVCYRPGVHMAGVEHDSLEGSRTYRLYQRLLAPVLSHPLMASLVLCVIALLLVGSVFLFYTRDVVVKMLPFDNKSELQLVIDMPEGTTLEETARVTKMLTEYVRTIPELRDYQAYVGTASPFNFNGLVRHYYLRDQPHEADIQINLVSKKHRQAQSHDIAQRIRPAVQEIGRQYGANVKVVEVPPGPPVQSVLVAEIYGPDYDRQIAIARDVRRLFETTAGVVDVDDYLEAEQVKYVFTVDRAKAALAGIPSEEIVKTLRVALEGANVGLVHIPKEKRPVQVMLRLPLTGRTGLEQLGEISLRTVAGHMVPLSELIRMEQTVREKAIYHKNQKPVVYVVADVGGGGTDRGESPVYGVMGIGKKLEQLVLPEGYALAQHYAMQPWSEQRFAMKWDGEWHITYETFRDMGLAFAAALLLIYLLIVAQFQSFLTPVVIMAPIPLTLIGILPGHWLTGSYFTATSMIGFIALAGIIVRNSILLVDFIQHQETEGVPLLEAVIRAGAIRTRPILLTAAALMVGAFVIILDPIFQGLAVSLLFGVGVSTVLTLVVIPVLYYLWIGDRRNTVAHTIPDAEQTELPRSVVGDQLS